DNA from Chiloscyllium plagiosum isolate BGI_BamShark_2017 chromosome 44, ASM401019v2, whole genome shotgun sequence:
AACCTTTCACACCCAATGTCTTTATTCATGAGACAGGGCGGTGGTACAGCAGGGAAGAAAAGGAAACAAGTCCTGCTCCCATGCATTCTACTATCTCGTGGGACAATATAGTAaagaaagagctgcagatgctggaaatctgaaacaaaaacagaaattgctggaggaactcagcaggtacGACAGCAACTGAGGAGAGCAAGCAGAGTTATCACTTTGAGtgcagcgacccttcttcagagctcaaGAGGCCGTCGGCtgaattcctccagcaatttctacccTGGGTGTCCAAAGATCTATGGCTCACTTCAGTCACATGAAAACCCAGGAAAGAAATCTATAACCCTGGGAAGATGTCATTCTTTGAAAAAAGGGACTGCTAATCTGAGGAGGGGCAATATGTAACAGGGAGTATGTGAGGTTATCCTTGACCAGAAAGAGGGAATATTGTGATTTTTATCCTGGATTGAAAGGAATAGATTTTGGAAACTGCTTTAATAGCATGTGAGATTAGGAGGATCTCCCACACAATGAACTGAAACAGAGGGAAATGTTTAGCTTCTATGAATATTTATCCAGGACTATCCATGATTACTTCTGTAAATTTCTTTTGTAGGATGATCTGAGGAGCTTTGAAAATGAGAAACTCAAACCAAACATCACATCAAAATTGAACAGAATCACTCTGATCATATGGACTAAGATGTTAGCAGCTTTTGTAGTGTAAGTATTTAGTTCCAGGTAATTACCATTCACTGCaagaaatttcttctttgaaTTTCCGCACTCCCGCCAAGTCGATTTTGTCCAAAGTCTTAAATCTGTGCCATAATCGATTCtcaatcattagattagattagattacagtgtggaaacaggcccttcagcccaacaagtccacaccgacccgccgaagcgcaacccacccatacccctacatttaccccttaccaaacactacgggcaatttagcatcgccaattcacctgaccctgcacatctttggactgtgggaggaaaccggagcacccggaggaaacccacgcagacacggggagaacatgcaaactccatacatcagtcacctgaggtgggaattgaacctgggtctctggcgctgtgaggcagcagtgctaaccactgtgccaccgtgccgcccacatgatcAGTTGATAAAGACAAATTTTATCCACCTTGTCTAGCTTTAGCATGAGCACTTTTAGCAAATCTCCCCTCAATATCTTCTCCTGAAAGGAGAACAGTCTTAGCTCCTCCaatcctgactccccaagcccTGCCCTGCATCTACAatcttctttattcagagagtagtaggggcgtggaatgcactgcctacaacaaTAGGAGACTTGCTGactttaagaacatttaaatgtTCAATGAATAGAAATATGGAGGAAAAgtgaataatgtaggttagatgggcttcgaaTTGATTTCATGGGTAGGTGCAACATTGAGGACTAAAgagtctgtactgcgctgtaatgttctacgtaaTACAAAGCACATATTAGATTTAGGTTTTGTtgccatgtgtactcaagtacagagtatagtgaaaagtgcaCGATGTTGCTACACACCCAGTACTGTCTTAGGTACAATTGTAgaactagaaaaataaagaaataagtttaaaaagttcAGCACTACAGTCCTCTTGGTatgaaagtgtaaaaataaagtttaaaaagtcaAACATGACGACAGTCCTTTCATAAGCCTTGGCCCTGCAGACACTCCAAATTGGGTTGTCCCAAAGAGGACTCGCACTCCCCTGGACTGCACATGCTTTCCCACACTGAGCTAAGACATGCCTGTGCTCACCAGCTGCCCTCCATCAGGGCATGCTAGGCCTCGCCACCATCCTTTGCGACCGGTTGTGCTGCCATCTGGGCCCGTGCTGGGATCAGAAGCGTGATGAAGTATTCTCCACTTCGCTGAGTTAATGCAGCTCCCAATAACACTCGAGACTTGATACCAATCGGGGTCAaccagcccatttgattggtaccacattcaccaccttcaacatccattcccttcaccaacAATGCATGGTGGCAGCAAGATGTACCCACCTCTCCCGACAAGgtgcattgcagtaactcacaCAGGCTCCTAACCCATGACCTCTGCCACAGGATAACAAGGGTAGAATGagtggaaagtgaggtctgcagatgctggagatcagagctggaaatgtgttgctggaaacaccTCTCCCGACAAGgtgcattgcagtaactcacaCAGGCTCCTAACCCATGACCTCTGCCACAGGATAATAAGGGTAGAATGAGTGCACCACCAAGTTTCTCCAAGCCACGAATCATCCTGAATTGCAGCTGTATcaatgttgttccttcactgttgctgggtgtaAAATCCTGGAGCTCATTTCCTAACAGCACAATGgatgcaacagttcaagaaggctgctctcCGCCACTTTTAAGAGAAGTTATGGATAAAGATTAAATGCGGATCacgccagtgatacccacattccacaaatgcatAATAAACAAACCCTAATCTAGAAGCTAAAATTCCTCATCCCttgaaccattcttgtgaatcacctctgcacacTCTCAGTGCCATATTCTTCATAATGAGTGGTTATCACTGATTTGCACAAACCCACATACTCTGCATTTTTGTGTGATTTTATTGCACTCCCTGGGTATGGCCTCAACTGAGAGACTTTTCTGTGATCCCAGCATGGGATAAAGGTTTGTGATGTGGATAAATATCATTtgtagagtttggattttgaacgaGTGGCATATAGATGTTgggatcaaaaagtgtggtgctggaaaagcactaggcgaaaatggggactgcagatgctggagatcagagtcaagattagagtggtgctggaaaagcacaacgggtCAGATAGCGtctgacgagcaggagagtcgacatttcaggcataagcccttcgacaATTCccgatgaaggtcttatgcccaaaacgtcgactctgctgctcctccaaTACtcccggacctgctgtgcttttccagcgccacactttttgactctgatctccaacatctgcagtcctcactttcacctagcatATGGATGttggttccttctttgtgaaaggtttcagaaagccAAGCCTGATAGACTTGTAAACTTTCGAGAGTATAATTGAATCTGTGCTGAGACGATGGATTTACAGCAGACAATGTAAACATTGCAGCCATTAGCTTGCTTTTGGCTTAAAATAACCTAGGATTGACTTTAGCTCACAAAACCCAGAGATTGAAAGCTCCTCGTGCATTTTATTGTGGAGACCTGACTGCGTTCAGAAGTAAATATAATTTCTGTCCTGGAAAGGATTATTGGACAAGAAAGCAGTCATATTGGTATAAAAGTTTAGATTGTGAAACTTGTAGTTCAGTAGTGTTTCATTAGAGATTTGCGGAGTATTCAGGttaagtcatggagatgtacagcatggaaacagaccctttggtccaaattgtccatgctgaccagatatcctaacctaacctagtctcaCTTGCCGGCACtaggccatatccctctaaacccttcctattcatatacccatacagatgccttttaaatgttgcaattgtgccagcctcctccaccacctctggtagctcattccatacatgcaccaccctctgcatgaaaacattgcccctgaggtctcttttatatcttgtccctctcaccctaaacctataccctctagttctggactcccacaccccagggaaaagaccttgtctccagcatctgtagtactcactttcgcctaccttGTCTATTGACCTTATccaatcccctcatgattttatacacctctataaggtcaccactcagcctccaacgctccagagaaaacagccccagcctgttcagcctcttcctatagctcaaatcctccaaccctgccaacatccttgtaaatcctttcaagtttcacaacatccttccgataggaaggagaccagaattgcacgcaatattccaaaagtagctgaaccaatgtcctgtacagccgcaacatggccttccaactcctgtactccatactctgaccaataaaggaaagcataccaaacgccgcctttgctatcctgtctacctgtgactctactttcaaggagctaaggttactccaaggtctctttgttcagcaacactccctgggaccttaccattaagtgtataaatcctgctaagatttgctttcctaaaatgcagcacctcacatttatctgaattaaactccatctgccacttcccagcccattggcccatctggtcaagatactgttgtaatctgaggtaacctccttcgctgttcactacacctccaattttagtgtcatctacaaacttactaccTTCatctgctatgttcacatccaaatcatttatgtaaatgacgaaaagcagtggacccagcaccgatccttgttgcacttcactggtcacaggcctccagtctgaaaagcaaccctcctcctccaccaccctctgtcttctacctttgagccagttctgtatccaaatggcgagctctccctgtattccacgcgATCTAATCTTggtaaccaatctcccatggggagccttgtcgaatgccttactgaagtccatatagatcgcgtccaccgctctgccctcatcaatcctttgttatttcttcaaaaaactcaatcaagtttgtgagacatgatttcccacgcacaaagccatgctgactatcccgaaatcagtccttgcttttcctagtacatgtacatcctgtccctcaggattccctccgacaacttgTCCAGCACCAACATCaagctcaccgatctatagttccctggcttgtctttaccgcccttcttaaacagtggcaccacgttagccgacCGCTAGTCTTCCggcccctcacctgtgactatcgatgatacaaatatctcagcaagaggcccagcaatcacttccctagcttcccacggaattctcaggtacacctgatcatgtcctgagaAAGTCGAAGCTTTCAGTTTTGCCAGTATTCATTTAGGAAGTCAGCACGGTTCACAGGACAGAACTGGAAAGAAGCTGTTCATCAAGACTAAAGATTTGATATGGAAGGGGCATTTCTAAGGGTATGTGGCtctgtaaagtgatggtgttggggagCAAATGAGACTTTGTTTTGTCTTTTAATATCTTTAAAATTGCATTCTACGTTTAGttttttattttctcagagtGTCACAATACCCGAAAAAAAACCTGCAGGTTTCTGTGAATGACTAGCTTAAATAAatgtgatctatcaagccaggtcaCATTCTGGGAACTGGCCTGTCCAGTAGGAACATCAACCGGGATCATAATAAGTGGTTTCTGGCTGCAGCAGGAGATTTTAAAACTTTAGAGGGGAATAGTTTTGACCATTCATCAATAATTTTGAGCTTTTCTGTTCTGTTACTTCTGAGAGGTTCGATATCTCTGGGGCTCATTTAGTTTGGATTTAAATCCATATCTATCCATTGTTGTGTTTCACCTCTACCCACCCTGATCAACTGTCTGTCTAATTTCCTCTGTCAATAATAGCGATTTTACTCAGGATTGGTATGTGAGTGTTATGTTCACCGGCTGTGACTAAATGAGATTCTCCTGCCCAACCTCTGACTTGTATGCTGTATCTTTATCTTCTATGGGATGTTTcacagaaataaattatttttcctgAACTGCTGGGCTTATATTGAACATCAAATTCTGTGCCATTTTTAATTAATTCTGAacatcctgaaacattgactttattTCGATTTCCACAGGTTTCACGAAATATTGCCGGTCCCCAGTGCAGAAGATGATGTTTgagcttcctgaactgctgcagtctgtctcGTGAAGGTgttcccacaatgctgttaggtaaggagtaacaGGTCATGCCCCGGTGatgatgaaggaacggtgatgcACATACAAAACAAGGACagcaacttgaatttatatagcaccttataACGTGAAATATCCCAAAGTGGTTCACAGGAATTTTAGAAAGCAGTGCGGGACCGTCTGAAGATCTTAGggtcaggtgaccaaaatctgggacagagagagaagttTTAAGGATTAAATTTGGAAATTGAGGTAGATGTTTAGGGATGATTCCAGAGCGTGTGGCCCGAAGAGCAGTGGTGGAGCCattaaaattgggaatgttcCGGAAGACAGAACAAGTGGAATTGAGACACCtcagaggctggaggaggttacaaagatGGGGAGGGTTGTGAGGGGGATGGGAATTACAGAGGTAGTTAGGAATTTTGAAACCTGGGATTAGGATTTCAAAATGTTGATGGTACTTAAGCCCAGAACCTTGAAGGCCAGTTTGAACAGGGGAGGTGGGTGAACACACTGGCTTCAAGATTACAGGGAGGTTGCATGTGGGAGGTATTAGGATAGTTAAATCCAGAGGTAACAAGTGAATGACTGAGAGTACCAGCACCAGGTGAGCTGAGACTAGAGTGAAATCCAGTGGAACATCCGCGAGGCCTCTTCTGGGGCCCTGCCCGGTTCTGGTCacccttttataggaaggatattattaagctggagagggttcagaagagattttccaggatgttgcctggtatggaaggtttaGGTTagaaagaaaagctggataggctgggacatttttcactggagcataggcagatgagaggtgaccttttatagaggtttataaaaccatgttaATGatgggtgtcttttccctaggatggaggatttcaagactaaggggcgagaacttcctgaggaagtgttggatttgggcatagttacaatgtttaaaagacatttggatacgtacatgaatacaaaaagtttagagggatacgggccaagagcaggcaggtgggacgactttagtttgggattacgttcggctggttggacagaagggtctgtttccgtgctgtatgatttcCTGACTCTGTTACTGAGGTGCAAAAAGGTGGTTCTGGTAATGGTAGGATATGAAATGTGGATCTCATCCTGGTGTGAACTATTTCTCCAAGGTTGTGAACAGTCTGGTTCAGCCTCGTGTGGTTACGAGGGGGTGGAGCTTGTAGCAAGGACTGAAGACAATAAATTCGGTTTTTCCAATATTTAAGGGCAAGAAATGTTTGCTGTTCAAGTATGGGATGCCTTATGTCAGGACAGTGTGATTTTGGAGGGAACTTGGAGATAGTGAAAACTACTATCTCCAAGAGGTCCTTCCAAGAGGTTGCAGGAGTATGTGAAAACTATTATCTCCAAGTTCCCTTTGGTTGCACGGATAAAATCACTTTCttccactctctctgtctcatttaCCAGCTTCCCAATCATGGAGGCCACAGTCTTTTGAAGGTGAACAGTTGGGTTTTTAACGACAATACAGCAGCTTTCACCGTCACATCTCCCTAGTGCCAGCCCCACAAGTGACCGGATTTGTTCAGTTCAATTCCACAAGTTTGCAATTCCTTGTGTTACCCTGCACTCCCTGTTGTCTGTTTTGAACCGATTTTCACAGGGCTATATGAGGTGTGATCGAGAAACCCGAACCAGATGTCCCATCGTGATCTGGTGAGGTCACTCACTTTATTGTAGCCTGGGCATCATCGGAGTTTGAACATGGAAGGTGAAGGCACTGTGCACAGTGGGGAGGAATTGTACACATGTTTTGTGTGTGGGCGAGGCTTCAGCCGATCATCGGACCTGTTAGAACATAAATGTAGTGGGGagaaactgtggaaatgtggggTCTATGAGGGTGAATCCAGATCCTTGTCTAAACTGGAAACACACTGGCGCAGTCAGACCACGGAAGGACTCTTCACCTTCTCTGACAGTGGGAAGGCATTCACTTCCTCTTCCGCCCTGCTGGCACAGCAATGGGGTCACGCTGAGGAGAGACCTTTCAAATGCTTAGACTGCACCAAATGCTTCACAAGTTCTTGGGACCTGATTTTTCATCAATGCGTTCACACTGACGAGAGACCGTTCAGGTGCGCTCAGTGTGGGACTGGCTTCCGAACATCGTCTGACCTCCTCGCGCACCAGCCAGTTCACACTGGCGAGAGGCCGTTCGtctgctcagagtgtgggaagggattcgcGCAGAGCTCTACCCTTGTGAAACATCGGCGCGTTCACACTGGCgagaaaccattcacctgctctcagtgtgggGAGGGATTCGCTCAGTCATCTCACCTCGTGagacaccaacgcattcacactggggaaagaccgttcacctgctccgagtgcgggaagggattcactcagtcgtccaCCTTGCTGGCACACCAGAGgcttcacaccggggagagaccattcatctgctcagagtgtgggaagggattcactcagtcgtccaAGCTGTTGATACACCAGAGGCTTCACACTGATGAGAGACCATTTCAGTGCCCAGACTGTGCAAAGCGGTTTAAAAGTTCTGGGGAACTGATGTCCCATCAGCGTGTTCACACTGACGAGAGACCATTCAGGTGCTCTCACTGTGCAATTGGGTTCAAACGATCATCTGATCTCACAgtacaccagcgggttcacactggggagaggccgttcacctgctcccagtgtgggaagggattcacttcCTCATCCACCCTGCTGAtacaccagcgaattcacactggggagaggccctttatctgctccgagtgtgggaagggattcactgagTTAGCCAGCTTGCTGAAACACCGGAGTACTCACAGcgaggagaggccattcacctgctcagagtgtgggaagggattcagtcgGTCGTCAACGCTGGTGACTCACTGGCGAGTTCACACGGGGGAAAGGCCTTTCATCTGCTTCAGCTGTGGGAAGACGTTCACTCAATTATGCAGTCTGTTGagacaccagcgggttcacactggggagaggccattcacctgctcagattgtgggaagggattcactcgatcatcTACCCTGATGAAACATCAGAAAATTCATAACTAACTTCAGTCATTGGATTTTGCTGTTAATCACATCCAAGCCTGTGTTGTGTTCACTTGTGTACATTTCTGCTGGTGTTAATAaactccaatgcatttacaggGCTTAATATTGTGGATAAAGGTCTAATAAAGTAACTTTGATTTAAATTCATAGTATGTTAAGTCTTCTTTAATATCACTGGCTGAAGTTGATCCCTTTTCAAGTGCTCACCCTCCTATCTGCCTCATCCATCTTCATTTCCAATAAATGCAAAGAGCCATGGAACAACATTGTCACTAAGATCATGGCCATCTGATcatctgtttctgctgcttcccTCCATTTCATAAGGTCACCAGGCCAAACCATGTCGTAAACCTCCTTGTCAGAGACTTTGCCCCCATATCCCCTCCTACCCGCTCCTAAAACTTACAGGCAAAGTCCATTCTCACTTCAATGTGTGGCTACCTCAGATAATCACTGCTACCTGTCCTGAATTAATCAATTTCAGTAGCAGGAGTTTGCTTCAGACCGTAGAGTTTCCTCTGTTTAAAGCCACAAACAGACATGACCAGTTTCTCCCAAATTTGACACAGATCAGGTTCTCattgagaagcagaaacagaaattgctggggcatGGAGAAAAAAAcctcaatgggtctggcagcatctgtggagagaaacctgTAACATTAACTCAGCTTTGGCTGCATAGATGCTGatgttttccagcaattgctgttctcgtttctgatttccagcatctgcagttccttgggGTTGTTTTatcatgatttggaagtgctgatgttagactggggtgtacaaagtttaaaaatcacacaacaccaggttatagtccgaacaggtttgtttggaagtactagctttgagagtgctgcttcttcgtcaggtggttgtggagtataagatcgtaagacacagaatttatagcaaaagcttacagtgtgatgcaactgaaatgatgtattgaaaaagtcctggattatttgttagaatgaccatattggtttcagtttcttcatatgtaaatcccagaacatttttatAAAAGTACATTCTGAAGTGAACTTTACCAGTAGGTGCCATGtcatctcagataatgcattgaagatgtgaggtgccctgtgtgagttttttttccccaggtttTCAATGAGGCAGACGCTCAGACAATGGAAGAGTTCCGGGCTCAGCTCTCCAATGTTGGAGGACCTATGCTCGCGTGTGGTCCTCCAGGCCCGCCCCATTCACGTTGATTGGTGGGAAGACCAGGTCTTCCAGCACTGCCTTCCCTTCTTAGTGGTCAGGAGCTGCCGTCAATCAACCCTTCCGCCCCGCGCGATGGAGCATGCGCGCTGCCAGTCTGTGGCGCTGATCGGTTAAGGGCGTGCAGGGCCGCCATCTTTTGGTAGGCCGCCGACGGTCAGCCTTTTGTTTGTTGGATTCGCAAACGGTGAGCACCAGGCGATTTGGAAGGAGAAGGCCACCCGTAGGGGTTGCGCGGCTCCGCAGCGCCTTATTCAGGCACACGATCCGAGGTTGAAACTCCCGTT
Protein-coding regions in this window:
- the LOC122543471 gene encoding gastrula zinc finger protein XlCGF57.1-like, with product MEGEGTVHSGEELYTCFVCGRGFSRSSDLLEHKCSGEKLWKCGVYEGESRSLSKLETHWRSQTTEGLFTFSDSGKAFTSSSALLAQQWGHAEERPFKCLDCTKCFTSSWDLIFHQCVHTDERPFRCAQCGTGFRTSSDLLAHQPVHTGERPFVCSECGKGFAQSSTLVKHRRVHTGEKPFTCSQCGEGFAQSSHLVRHQRIHTGERPFTCSECGKGFTQSSTLLAHQRLHTGERPFICSECGKGFTQSSKLLIHQRLHTDERPFQCPDCAKRFKSSGELMSHQRVHTDERPFRCSHCAIGFKRSSDLTVHQRVHTGERPFTCSQCGKGFTSSSTLLIHQRIHTGERPFICSECGKGFTELASLLKHRSTHSEERPFTCSECGKGFSRSSTLVTHWRVHTGERPFICFSCGKTFTQLCSLLRHQRVHTGERPFTCSDCGKGFTRSSTLMKHQKIHN